Proteins encoded by one window of Lathyrus oleraceus cultivar Zhongwan6 chromosome 1, CAAS_Psat_ZW6_1.0, whole genome shotgun sequence:
- the LOC127137664 gene encoding chitinase 2 yields the protein MSGSTTVTPTIFREYIGMGDYIDHFPDEMINADIKEFHFILCFATETHVDGKGTGLFDSNWNFTNFSPEKVVELKKKLNNVKVKVVISIGGIGPEDTFNPKNNEDWIVNATSSIKGIILNYQTKVPNDDVLDGIDINYEKISSSISDFSNCIGEVIKQLKVDPVVSKSMKVVSIGPTENSQSYYLKLYRDNKGYIDWIDYKFYNQYFNTVDDFEKLFKKLVTEYGTALDKFLVGVSTYEAIKSKTIIEGCEYLLNRGSLVGAFVWDAKPSAPAYTPEREIQKLLAKK from the coding sequence ATGTCAGGATCTACCACTGTGACGCCTACCATTTTCCGAGAATACATTGGCATGGGAGATTATATAGATCATTTTCCTGATGAAATGATCAATGCCGATATAAAAGAATTCCACTTCATTCTGTGCTTTGCCACAGAGACGCATGTTGACGGAAAAGGCACAGGACTTTTTGACAGCAATTGGAACTTCACGAACTTTAGCCCAGAAAAGGTGGTGGAACTAAAGAAAAAGCTTAACAACGTGAAAGTGAAAGTGGTAATAAGCATAGGAGGCATTGGCCCTGAAGATACATTCAACCCTAAGAATAATGAAGACTGGATTGTGAATGCCACATCATCAATCAAAGGGATCATCCTAAACTACCAGACCAAAGTCCCCAACGATGACGTACTTGACGGTATTGATATTAACTATGAAAAGATCAGTTCCAGTATCAGTGACTTTTCCAACTGTATAGGAGAGGTGATAAAACAACTCAAGGTTGATCCAGTTGTTTCCAAATCCATGAAAGTGGTGTCCATTGGTCCAACAGAGAATTCCCAATCCTACTACCTCAAACTTTATCGCGACAACAAAGGCTATATTGACTGGATTGACTACAAGTTCTACAATCAGTATTTTAACACAGTGGACGATTTTGAAAAGCTCTTTAAAAAACTAGTTACTGAATATGGTACTGCGTTAGATAAATTCTTGGTAGGAGTCAGCACCTATGAAGCTATTAAATCTAAAACCATTATTGAGGGATGCGAATACCTCCTTAACCGTGGATCACTTGTTGGAGCTTTTGTTTGGGATGCTAAGCCCTCTGCCCCCGCATATACACCTGAGCGAGAGATTCAAAAACTCCTTGCTAAAAAGTGA